Proteins co-encoded in one Sporosarcina sp. FSL K6-1522 genomic window:
- a CDS encoding M3 family oligoendopeptidase — protein sequence MLTFEQYEYVRPDMDQIKQQFTSLLQDFRTANSYAQQNEVMEKINAISNDYSTQENLVYIRASINTNDDFYRMERDYFDDIGPAYQELETAYYKELVATPFRKDLEEKWGTQLFALADNAIKSFSPEIMPLLQKENKLSSDYSKLVASAQIDFDGKKLTLAQMGPYAESTDRSVRKAAMEASYAFYADNGEQFDTIYDELVKLRHEIATTLGYKNYVELGYIRMNRIDYDATMVKKFRDQVRDYIVPLANRLYDRQAERIGVDSLKFYDQSLDFLTGNATPQGSPEWIIENGKKMYAELSPETDTFFKFMTDRNLLDVEAKTGKEAGGYCTFIDNYDSPFIFSNFNGTSGDIDVLTHEAGHAFQVYSSRNIGIPEYMWPTYEGAEIHSMSMEFFTWPWMELFFKEQTDKYKFAHLSSSLLFLPYGVAVDEFQHVVYENPNMTAAERKTAWKEIEQIYLPKRDYDGIGYLEAGAVWQRQAHIYADPFYYIDYTLAQICAFQFWKRSREDHESAWKDYLHLCTLGGSKSFTKLVEEANLLSPFEDGCVESVIGTIEAWLDSVDDKAL from the coding sequence ATGCTGACATTTGAACAATACGAATACGTACGACCTGATATGGATCAAATCAAACAACAGTTTACTAGTCTTTTACAAGATTTCCGCACTGCTAACTCTTATGCGCAACAAAATGAAGTCATGGAAAAGATCAATGCCATTAGCAATGACTATTCCACACAAGAAAACCTCGTCTATATCCGTGCATCCATCAATACAAATGATGATTTTTACCGCATGGAACGCGATTATTTCGACGACATCGGACCTGCGTATCAAGAGCTTGAAACTGCTTACTACAAAGAACTTGTCGCTACACCTTTCAGAAAAGATTTGGAAGAAAAATGGGGTACGCAACTATTTGCCCTTGCCGATAACGCCATCAAGTCCTTTTCACCTGAAATTATGCCCTTATTGCAAAAAGAAAACAAGTTATCTTCCGATTATTCCAAGCTCGTCGCATCTGCCCAAATCGACTTTGATGGTAAAAAGCTGACACTTGCACAAATGGGCCCTTATGCCGAATCTACGGATCGCTCCGTTCGAAAAGCGGCAATGGAAGCGAGCTATGCTTTTTACGCAGATAACGGTGAGCAATTCGATACGATTTATGATGAGCTTGTGAAACTTCGACATGAAATCGCTACAACACTTGGTTATAAAAACTATGTAGAATTGGGCTATATCCGCATGAACCGCATTGACTATGACGCAACGATGGTTAAAAAATTCCGGGACCAGGTGCGGGATTATATCGTTCCACTTGCCAATCGACTATACGACCGCCAAGCCGAGCGAATTGGTGTCGATTCACTCAAGTTTTATGACCAATCACTAGACTTCCTCACGGGCAATGCCACGCCACAAGGATCTCCCGAATGGATCATTGAAAACGGGAAAAAGATGTATGCAGAGCTTTCACCCGAAACAGATACATTTTTCAAATTTATGACAGATAGAAATTTATTAGATGTCGAAGCAAAGACAGGAAAAGAAGCAGGTGGCTATTGTACGTTTATCGATAACTATGATTCTCCCTTCATCTTCTCCAATTTCAACGGCACATCAGGCGACATTGATGTCCTAACGCATGAAGCCGGGCATGCATTTCAAGTCTATTCTAGCCGCAACATCGGAATTCCCGAGTATATGTGGCCGACGTATGAAGGTGCAGAGATCCATTCCATGAGTATGGAATTTTTCACTTGGCCTTGGATGGAACTGTTTTTCAAAGAACAGACGGATAAATATAAATTCGCACATTTAAGCAGTTCATTGCTATTTTTACCGTATGGTGTTGCAGTCGATGAATTCCAACATGTTGTCTATGAAAACCCTAACATGACCGCAGCTGAACGCAAGACTGCTTGGAAAGAAATCGAGCAAATCTATTTACCAAAACGCGACTATGATGGCATCGGCTATTTAGAAGCAGGTGCGGTATGGCAGCGCCAAGCGCATATTTATGCCGACCCGTTCTATTATATCGACTATACATTGGCACAAATTTGCGCATTCCAATTTTGGAAACGCTCACGCGAAGATCACGAATCTGCTTGGAAAGATTATTTACATTTATGTACACTTGGGGGCTCCAAGTCATTTACCAAACTCGTGGAGGAAGCGAATCTCTTATCTCCATTTGAAGACGGCTGTGTGGAATCTGTCATCGGAACCATCGAGGCTTGGCTCGACTCCGTAGACGATAAAGCACTTTAA
- a CDS encoding GGDEF domain-containing protein translates to MNRRFRLQLTIILIVFSLCISIVIAVFDFGKLEERVRIGHATKIAMAEDKIIDSLTTIDKVYNLLDYQIADEMKRHSDTMLDMYEQEPDFEKWDFQGLKEQFEMDVFVINEENTVINSSLAADIGLNFNKCCDGLAKLLRERRESGIFSHDGMDLQQSNGEIRKFSYMPTPDRKYILELSVPLENKAIFQQFDLMTTINKLEKEYDAISSIRVYNSAGHLLDFRKDRASVQKLPPDLKEVLRNSMRSGEPQEIVGKVEGQHIIHRYIPYSADEKRGLSTSRAVEIIYNDSELAGLLGVYRNGFIFQLMGIVSAAVALSFVIARLVAKPIHLAFHDSLTGLKNRAAFEEEIKKRFMRKNNRIALMMIDLDNFKIVNDSLGHMEGDRILQLAAKTIQEIAGPKNIAARLGGDEFVVIFSEKEESKVLEVASEMIEKIKTEFSSLQEHDHIKASISIGIAYATADDDMVTLYDKADQALYQSKENGKNQYNVYGMEKVFS, encoded by the coding sequence GTGAACAGGCGTTTTAGACTTCAACTAACAATAATCTTGATTGTCTTTTCCTTATGTATTTCTATTGTTATTGCAGTATTTGATTTCGGAAAATTGGAAGAGCGTGTGCGTATTGGACATGCTACCAAAATTGCGATGGCAGAGGATAAAATTATTGATTCACTGACGACTATTGATAAAGTATACAATCTATTGGATTACCAAATTGCCGATGAAATGAAGCGGCATTCGGATACGATGTTGGACATGTATGAACAAGAACCTGATTTTGAAAAATGGGATTTTCAAGGGTTAAAAGAGCAGTTTGAGATGGATGTTTTCGTTATTAATGAAGAAAACACCGTTATTAATAGTAGTTTAGCAGCCGACATTGGATTAAATTTCAATAAATGCTGTGATGGGCTAGCCAAATTACTGCGTGAAAGAAGAGAAAGTGGTATTTTTTCACATGATGGGATGGATTTACAACAAAGCAATGGGGAAATTCGGAAGTTTAGTTATATGCCGACACCAGATCGAAAATATATTTTGGAACTTAGTGTACCGCTTGAAAATAAAGCTATTTTCCAGCAATTTGACTTGATGACAACAATTAATAAGTTGGAAAAGGAATATGATGCGATTAGTTCGATTCGTGTGTATAATTCAGCGGGACATTTGCTTGATTTTCGAAAAGATAGGGCCAGTGTTCAGAAGTTGCCACCTGATTTGAAAGAGGTACTACGAAATTCGATGCGCAGTGGAGAGCCTCAGGAGATTGTGGGGAAGGTTGAGGGACAGCATATTATACATCGCTATATCCCTTACTCAGCTGACGAAAAGCGAGGGTTATCGACGAGTCGAGCGGTTGAGATTATTTATAATGATAGTGAATTGGCAGGATTGTTAGGGGTATATCGGAACGGATTCATTTTTCAGTTGATGGGTATTGTGAGTGCGGCTGTCGCCTTATCCTTTGTCATTGCTCGTCTTGTAGCGAAGCCAATTCATCTTGCTTTTCATGATAGTTTAACAGGTTTGAAAAACCGAGCGGCATTTGAAGAGGAAATCAAGAAAAGATTTATGCGCAAGAACAATCGGATCGCTCTTATGATGATTGATCTCGATAATTTTAAAATAGTGAATGATTCGCTAGGGCATATGGAAGGGGATCGGATTTTACAACTTGCTGCTAAGACTATACAGGAAATTGCCGGACCTAAAAATATTGCTGCCCGCCTAGGTGGGGATGAGTTTGTTGTGATATTTTCTGAAAAAGAGGAAAGTAAAGTGTTAGAGGTTGCCTCAGAGATGATTGAGAAGATTAAGACGGAGTTTTCATCACTACAAGAACACGACCACATTAAAGCGTCGATTAGTATTGGAATCGCTTACGCGACAGCGGATGACGATATGGTAACGCTATATGACAAGGCAGATCAGGCGTTATATCAATCGAAGGAGAATGGAAAAAACCAATATAATGTGTATGGAATGGAAAAAGTATTTTCGTGA
- a CDS encoding metallophosphoesterase, with translation MDVNTTSSVKLKKRQRRWPVVLLLLGLIIFSVYKGNTTVGVTNYTIVSDKIPTGFNLYRIVQLSDLHDAKFGENHSDVVNKVKMITPDAIFITGDFVDSNRYNLAQSLTLIEELQFVSPIYYVTGNHEIATNDTDDIKLALENLGVRVLSNEAEIITAGLEGELAVGGIEDPLASQLADDKAVEASINQAFKHVPEDMYTLLLSHRPEQFAVYAKQEINITFSGHAHGGQFRIPGIGGLVSPGQGWFPTYTSGIHKDNDSRLVVSRGLGNSIIPLRLFNQPEIVVVTLKNTD, from the coding sequence TTGGATGTAAATACTACTTCATCGGTCAAGTTGAAAAAGAGACAACGCAGATGGCCTGTTGTACTCTTACTACTTGGTTTGATTATATTTAGTGTCTATAAAGGCAATACGACTGTCGGTGTAACAAACTATACGATTGTTTCTGACAAAATTCCAACGGGCTTCAATTTATACAGGATTGTTCAGTTGTCTGATTTGCATGATGCGAAGTTTGGTGAAAATCATAGCGATGTGGTCAATAAAGTGAAAATGATTACGCCAGACGCCATTTTTATTACAGGTGACTTTGTAGATAGTAACCGCTATAATTTGGCACAAAGTTTAACGCTAATCGAAGAGCTCCAATTCGTTTCGCCAATCTATTATGTAACGGGCAACCACGAAATTGCGACGAATGATACGGATGACATAAAACTCGCATTAGAAAATCTAGGCGTCCGCGTGTTATCGAATGAAGCGGAGATCATCACAGCGGGGCTGGAGGGAGAACTAGCAGTTGGGGGAATTGAAGATCCATTAGCCAGCCAGTTAGCTGATGATAAAGCAGTCGAAGCATCTATAAATCAGGCATTCAAACATGTGCCTGAAGACATGTATACACTTTTATTATCGCATAGACCTGAACAGTTTGCGGTCTATGCCAAGCAAGAGATTAATATTACGTTCAGTGGACATGCGCATGGCGGTCAGTTTAGAATACCAGGTATTGGTGGTCTTGTTTCACCAGGGCAAGGATGGTTTCCTACATACACGTCAGGCATTCATAAGGACAATGACAGTAGGCTGGTTGTCAGTCGGGGGCTTGGGAATAGCATCATCCCATTACGATTGTTTAACCAGCCGGAGATTGTCGTCGTCACATTGAAAAATACGGACTAA
- a CDS encoding formate--tetrahydrofolate ligase: MEKVLPLTDLQIASQATMRPIWEIADKASIPEEAVEPYGRFKAKIDVQKLKNAQKDGKVVLVTAISPTPAGEGKSTVTVGLADALSKLGEKAMIALREPSLGPVMGIKGGATGGGYAQVLPMEEINLHFNGDLHAITTANNALSAMIDNHLHQGNVLRIDPRRITWKRALDMNDRALRHVTIGLGGPGQGIPREDGFDITVASEIMAVFCLAKNLQDLKERLARIVIGYTYDKEAVTVRDLGVQGALTLLLKEAIKPNLAQTIEGTPALIHGGPFANIAHGCNSLIATDTARTLADIVVTEAGFGSDLGAEKFMNIKARQGGFSPDAVVLVATVRALKMHGGVSKANLAPENVQAVQEGMANLAKHIETIRAFGVQPVVALNRFVTDSPAELEVIQAWCKTNGVRVALTNVWEHGGDGGIELAQEVLNLLKERNNFAPLYDVEQNVREKITTIVQKVYGGKDVILTDKALKNLQDIEKNGWDSLPVCMAKTQYSFSDNPKLLGRPEGFTITIREIIPKLGAGFLVCLTGDIMTMPGLPKAPAALQMDIDQNGNAVGLM, from the coding sequence ATGGAAAAAGTATTGCCATTAACGGATTTACAGATTGCATCCCAAGCAACAATGCGACCAATTTGGGAGATTGCCGACAAAGCGAGCATCCCGGAAGAGGCGGTTGAACCATACGGTCGATTCAAAGCGAAAATCGATGTGCAAAAACTAAAGAACGCACAAAAAGATGGGAAAGTGGTGCTTGTTACGGCCATTAGTCCGACGCCAGCTGGGGAAGGCAAATCGACAGTCACGGTAGGGCTAGCGGATGCGTTGTCCAAGCTTGGAGAAAAAGCGATGATTGCATTACGTGAGCCATCATTGGGACCTGTTATGGGGATAAAAGGTGGAGCAACAGGCGGAGGCTATGCGCAAGTATTACCAATGGAAGAAATTAATTTGCATTTTAATGGTGATCTTCATGCTATTACAACTGCTAATAATGCACTAAGTGCAATGATTGATAACCATCTTCACCAAGGAAATGTGCTTCGCATTGATCCGAGGAGAATTACGTGGAAGCGTGCATTGGATATGAATGATCGTGCTTTACGTCATGTGACAATTGGGCTTGGTGGACCGGGACAAGGAATTCCGCGTGAGGATGGCTTTGATATTACGGTTGCGTCTGAAATTATGGCTGTGTTTTGCTTGGCGAAAAACTTGCAAGATTTGAAAGAACGGCTAGCGCGAATCGTCATTGGCTATACATATGACAAAGAAGCTGTAACCGTACGTGATCTTGGTGTTCAAGGTGCATTGACATTGTTGTTAAAAGAGGCGATCAAACCAAATCTTGCACAGACGATTGAAGGAACACCGGCATTGATTCACGGGGGGCCATTCGCAAACATCGCACATGGCTGTAACTCCTTAATTGCGACGGATACAGCACGTACCTTGGCTGATATCGTCGTTACCGAAGCTGGGTTTGGCTCGGATTTAGGTGCGGAGAAATTTATGAACATTAAGGCACGACAAGGCGGCTTCTCACCTGATGCAGTCGTACTCGTTGCAACGGTACGTGCGCTTAAAATGCATGGTGGGGTATCAAAAGCGAACTTGGCCCCAGAAAATGTTCAAGCGGTTCAAGAAGGCATGGCTAATTTAGCGAAGCATATTGAGACGATTCGTGCGTTTGGCGTTCAGCCTGTTGTTGCGCTCAATCGTTTTGTAACGGATTCGCCAGCTGAGCTTGAAGTCATTCAAGCATGGTGTAAAACAAACGGTGTGCGTGTTGCATTGACGAATGTTTGGGAACATGGTGGAGACGGTGGGATTGAGCTGGCTCAAGAGGTGTTAAACCTTCTAAAAGAACGAAATAACTTCGCACCACTCTATGATGTCGAACAAAATGTCCGTGAAAAAATCACAACAATTGTTCAGAAAGTTTACGGTGGTAAGGATGTTATTTTGACGGACAAAGCACTGAAAAACTTGCAGGATATTGAAAAGAATGGTTGGGACAGTTTGCCAGTTTGTATGGCGAAGACACAATACTCATTTTCAGACAATCCGAAATTACTCGGGCGTCCGGAAGGTTTCACCATTACGATCCGAGAAATTATTCCGAAGCTTGGCGCAGGCTTCCTCGTTTGCCTAACGGGCGATATTATGACGATGCCTGGCCTGCCTAAGGCACCTGCTGCACTTCAAATGGATATCGATCAGAACGGCAATGCAGTCGGCTTGATGTAA
- a CDS encoding zinc-binding dehydrogenase translates to MKAVVHGLGELKVGTMKEPVAGVGEVVVAIRAAGLNRRDIYIPGRRGDAVEALILGSDGAGVIVALGKGVKNFALGDEVIINPALRWFENSVAPPKNFDILGMPDHGTFAEKIAISAEQIERKPAHLSWEEAAVLSLSALTGYRALFTQGNLQAGDTVFIPGAGSGVATFLIAFAKNSGARVIVTSRSEEKRQQALALGADIALDTASDWLAELADETIDLVIESVGRATFNRSLDVLKQGGRVVVFGATTEDTVDLDLRAFFYGQYQLFGSTMGSREELREMLAHIEQHNMHPVVDKVYKLDDALAALNYVEESKQFGKVALRVSE, encoded by the coding sequence ATGAAAGCAGTTGTTCATGGATTAGGTGAATTGAAAGTAGGGACTATGAAAGAGCCGGTTGCAGGAGTCGGAGAAGTCGTTGTTGCCATTCGTGCGGCCGGTTTGAATCGACGTGATATTTATATCCCAGGGCGTAGAGGAGACGCAGTTGAGGCTTTGATATTGGGGTCAGACGGTGCGGGAGTCATTGTAGCATTAGGAAAAGGCGTTAAGAACTTTGCACTTGGGGATGAAGTGATCATTAACCCTGCATTGCGTTGGTTTGAAAATAGCGTAGCACCTCCAAAAAACTTTGATATTTTAGGAATGCCAGATCATGGGACATTTGCGGAGAAAATCGCGATTTCAGCGGAGCAAATTGAAAGAAAGCCTGCGCATTTATCATGGGAAGAGGCCGCAGTCTTATCGTTATCTGCATTAACAGGTTATCGTGCGTTATTTACCCAAGGAAATTTGCAGGCAGGCGATACGGTTTTCATCCCAGGTGCTGGTAGTGGTGTGGCAACTTTTCTTATCGCCTTTGCTAAAAATAGTGGAGCACGTGTCATCGTCACATCGCGTAGCGAAGAGAAACGACAGCAGGCGCTTGCGTTAGGTGCTGATATTGCGCTCGATACGGCGAGTGATTGGTTAGCTGAGCTAGCAGATGAGACGATTGACCTTGTCATTGAAAGTGTTGGGCGAGCGACATTCAATCGTTCATTGGACGTACTTAAACAGGGTGGACGCGTTGTTGTCTTTGGCGCAACGACAGAAGATACGGTCGATTTGGATTTACGAGCATTTTTCTATGGACAGTATCAGCTATTCGGTTCAACGATGGGAAGTCGGGAAGAATTGCGTGAAATGCTTGCACATATTGAACAACACAACATGCATCCAGTCGTTGATAAAGTATACAAACTGGATGATGCATTAGCAGCATTGAATTATGTCGAAGAAAGCAAGCAGTTCGGAAAAGTTGCATTAAGAGTTAGCGAGTAA